In the genome of Rhodamnia argentea isolate NSW1041297 chromosome 3, ASM2092103v1, whole genome shotgun sequence, one region contains:
- the LOC115747973 gene encoding probable cinnamyl alcohol dehydrogenase 1 encodes MSSDCAKEDCLGWAARDPSGFLSPYKFSRRTVGSDDVSIRITHCGVCYADVAWTRNEHGNSKYPLVPGHEIVGIVKEVGSSVQRFKVGDHVGVGTYVNSCRECEYCNDGLEVNCEKGAVFTFDGIDADGTVTKGGYSSHIVVHERYCFRIPENYPLALAAPLLCAGITVYTPMMRHKMNQPGKSLGVIGLGGLGHMAVKFGKAFGLKVAVFSTSISKKEEALSLLGADHFVLSSDQEQMKAMAKSLNFIIDTASSNHPFDPYISLLKTGGVLALVGSSEVKLSPGSLNFGMKTVSGSLTGGTKDIQEMIDFCAAQKVYPKIELIPIDYANEALERLIKRDVKYRFVIDIENSLK; translated from the exons GACTGTGGGAAGCGATGACGTCTCGATCAGGATCACGCACTGTGGAGTGTGCTATGCAGATGTTGCTTGGACTAGGAATGAGCACGGAAATTCCAAGTATCCTCTCGTGCCTGG GCACGAGATAGTTGGAATCGTGAAAGAGGTTGGCTCCAGTGTCCAACGCTTCAAAGTCGGTGATCATGTCGGCGTGGGAACTTACGTCAATTCATGCAGAGAGTGCGAGTACTGCAACGACGGGCTAGAAGTCAACTGCGAAAAGGGGGCGGTTTTCACTTTCGATGGAATCGATGCGGATGGTACGGTCACAAAGGGAGGATATTCTAGTCACATTGTCGTCCATGAAAG ATACTGCTTCAGGATACCAGAAAACTACCCGTTGGCTTTAGCAGCACCATTGCTTTGTGCTGGAATCACTGTATACACTCCAATGATGCGTCACAAGATGAACCAACCAGGTAAGTCTCTTGGTGTAATTGGACTCGGTGGGCTCGGTCACATGGCAGTCaagtttgggaaggcttttGGACTGAAAGTGGCAGTGTTCAGTACAAGCATTTCTAAAAAGGAGGAAGCACTGAGCTTGCTTGGTGCTGACCATTTCGTTCTCTCATCTGACCAAGAACAGATGAAG GCCATGGCTAAGTCCCTGAACTTTATAATCGACACGGCATCCAGCAATCACCCATTCGATCCTTACATTTCTCTTTTGAAGACGGGTGGTGTTCTGGCCTTGGTTGGGTCAAGTGAAGTCAAATTAAGTCCCGGAAGCCTTAACTTCG GGATGAAAACTGTTTCAGGTAGCCTAACGGGAGGAACAAAGGATATCCAAGAAATGATAGACTTCTGCGCGGCGCAGAAGGTATACCCGAAGATCGAACTGATACCCATTGATTATGCCAACGAAGCCCTCGAGAGgctcatcaagagagatgtgAAGTACAGGTTTGTCATTGACATCGAGAACTCCCTGAAATGA